The sequence CAGGTCGCTGGTCTCGAGGGCCGTGACCGCCCCGCTCTCGTCTTTCTGCACGACGACGAGGTCGACGAGACGGATGATGTCCTTCTCCCGGAGGCGTTCGAGCTCGGGGAGGATCTCCCCCTTCAGCCGGTCCCGGTTGAACTCGAGGACAAGCATCTGCACCGGACCGAACTCCATGGTCTCCTCCGTATCGTGTCGAACGCGCCGGTCAGCTGCCGGCGAGGATCTTCTGCTTCTGGGCGTCGAACTCGGCCTGGGTGAGAACCCCGCCGTCCAGCAGCTCCTTGAGCTTGGTGAGCTGGGTCACCGTGTCCTCGCCCGAGGCGGGCTGGGCGGCCGGAGCGGGCGGCT is a genomic window of Acidimicrobiales bacterium containing:
- a CDS encoding SHOCT domain-containing protein, with amino-acid sequence MMMRRRRPLMRAAVVGGVAYHAGKKGATAGQAEQEAPPQSQQPPAPAAQPASGEDTVTQLTKLKELLDGGVLTQAEFDAQKQKILAGS